The genome window ACTGGTGGCCATTTTGTGGCGTAGCAGTGATTTGGGTGAAAAGATGATCAGTGGTTTGCGGCAACTGAGTATCATCTGCCGACGCAACAGGTGAAATATTTGTGCGGGTGTGGTGGGCATCACCACTTGCATATTGTGTTGTGCACAGAGTTGCAGGTAACGCTCGACACGGGCTGAGGAGTGTTCAGGGCCCTGCCCTTCATAGCCGTGGGGCAGTAACATAACCAGGCCACAAAGACGTTTCCACTTCTGCTCGCCGGCACTGATAAATTGATCGATGACCACTTGTGCGTTATTGGCAAAGTCGCCAAATTGTGCCTCCCAAATGGTGAGGGTATTGGGGTCGGTGGTGGCGTATCCGTATTCGAAGGCCAGCACCGCCTCTTCTGAAAGAACCGAGTTGATGACCAGGAATTTACCTTGCTCTTCTTTGATATGACGGAGTGGAATGAAGGCTCGGTTATCCGTCTGGTTGTAGGTGATGACGTGGCGGTGAAAAAAGGTGCCACGGCCACAATCCTGGCCTGAGAGTCGCACGTGATAACCCTCATCTACTAACGTGGCGTAGGCGAGTGTTTCTGCAAAGCCCCAGTCCATTTCGATCTCTTCAGCTGCCATTTTGGCACGGTTTTCATATATTTTTCGTACCGCTGGATGGAGCTTAAAATTTTCCGGCATCTGTTGCTGTTTGTCTGCCAGCTGTTGCAGCTGTTTTTTATCAACACCGGTGTTGGGTAAAAGAGTGCACGCTTGCGCTTTGTATCGATTCCAGTCGGTATGAGGGGAAGGGTGGTCCGGGTTGATCTCCTTGACCACGCAGCGTCCCTGCTCCAGGGTATTTCGATAATCCTTCATCATCTGTTTTACGCGGGGTGCATCGACGATTCCGGCATCAATTAATTGACCGGCATAAATATCGCGGGGTGTTTTTTTCTTTTTAATGCTTTGGTACATGCTGGGCTGAGTGGCCATTGGCTCATCGGCCTCACTGTGGCCATGACGGCGGTAACAGACCAGATCGATGACCACATCTTTCTTGAAGGCCATGCGGTAGGCGAGTGCCAGCTCGGTGACAAACTGTACCGCTTCTGGATTGTCACCATTGACGTGCAGAATGGGCGCATTTACCATTTTTGCGACATCGGTGCAGTACATTGTCGAGCGGGAGTCGCGTTGATTGCTGGTGGTGAAACCAATCTGATTATTGATGACAATGTGTAGCGTTCCCTTGGTGGAGTACCCTCGGGATTGAGACATGTTAAAGGTCTCCATGACGACCCCTTGCCCTGCAAAAGCGGCATCACCATGGATGATGACCGGAATAACCTCAGCACCTTCGCTGTCATTACGACGGTCCTGGCGGGCGCGGGCTGAGCCTTCAACCACCGGCCCGACAATCTCCAGGTGTGATGGGTTAAATGCTAGAGAGGTGTGCACTACGCTGCCGGGGGTGTTGATGTCTGAGGAGAACCCCTGGTGATATTTAACGTCACCGGTGGCGTAACCATCCCAGTCCGCCTGGCCTTCAAACTCCTGAAAAAGATCTTTAGGGTGTTTGCCAAGAATGTTGACCAAAACATTGAGGCGGCCACGGTGGGCCATGGCGATTAATACCTCTTTGGCATCCACCGCACCGGCATGTTGTACCAGCGTATCAAGCATTGGGATCAGGCTGTCGCCACCCTCAAGCGAGAAACGCTTTTGGCCAATGTATTTGCTGTGTAGAAAGCGCTCTAGACCCTCTGCTGCGGTCAGTCTGTCGAGCAGGCGCAGCTGTATTTCAGGCGAATAGTGTGGTTGTCCATGGTGTTGCTCAATGCGTTCACGTAGCCACAGCTCCTCCTCTTTTTCGGCCACATGCAGATATTCTGAGCCGATGGCGTGGGTGTAGGTGCGTTGTAATATCGACAATATTTCTCGTAGCGATGCGCGCCCGATACCCGCTAACATGCCGGTATCAAAGATGTGATCGAGATCCTCATCTGAGAGTTGGTGGTGTGCCAGTGTTAACTCTTGAATATGCGGTTTTTCAGCCTCTTCTGCCAGCGGGTTAAACTGTGCCTGTTTATGTCCATGGGCGCGATAAGCGTTGATGAGCTGTGCGACCTGTACCTGTTTCTCTTGTAGCCGTAAGTCACGGGGGGAGCTGTTGCAGTCTGCGGTCGCGTGGTGGCGGGTTTTTATGTTGCGAAAAGCATCACGAACCGGTGTGTGAGCCACATCAGGCGTTTGGTTTTCAGCCGCTAGCTGGTCAAAATATTTCCGCCAGGGCGCTTCAATGCTGTCAGAATTTTCCAAGTACTGTTCATATAACGCTTCGATATAGAGGGCGTTCGATCCATCCAGAAAGGAGCTTTCCTGCCTGGCACGCATACTTTTATCCGGGGTTGTGTTGCTCATAATATTAAGTCGACTTCAGTTTTTTATTGTTTGTTGAGATCTTTTCGCGATCTATATTTACGGGAACAAAATTCGATTTGTCGTGAAAAATATCCATTGTGTATACCGTTATGTTCCATGTCGGTCATTTATCCAGATTTGTTACCCGTTTATGGTTGCTCTTTTTTGTTAAGCACCTCGATTCGAGAACCCATGGGGGGGACCTCTTCCGGATCAATGTAGATGTCGAGCAGGCAAGGTCTTTGGTTTTTTAGCAGTGTATCGATATTCAGCTGGCTAAAATCTTCCGGTTTCTTGATCGTAATACCCTCCGCGCCGAGTGACCTGGCCAGCATTGCAAAGTCAACCGGTGGCAGCGCGTAACAGAGCTGCTCGGCACCGGCCAGGCGTTGGCCATGTTTGACCATTCCCAATGCCTGGTCATTTAAAACAATGAAGACCATAGGGAGTTTTTCACTCACTGCAACGGTGATCTCCTGCCCACTCATCAAGTAACTGCCATCACCGGTAATGCAGACGGTAATATCATCCCGGTTACCCAACGCAGTACCCACGGCGGCTCCGATTGCCCAGCCCATACTACCAAAGCCAAACCCTACACGCTGGGTATTGATTTCACTGTCCATTAAATAGTGGGTAACCCAGGCCCATGTGTTACCCGCATCGGCGATGTAACGAGTACCTTTGGGGAATTTATCGATCAGCTCCTTCATTACTCGCTGGGGCTTGAGTGGCAGGTCGTCCGAGTTACACTTGTCTATCGTGCGGAAGGTGAGGTTACCGGGTAAATAGTGCGCCTCTTTTGTGGGTTGTGAATCTGAGATGATGGTACGGGCTGGGGCTGTCCCTTTGATGCGAGAGAGGTCGTTGCAGATATTTTTGAAGATATAGCCGATATTCCCAAGCACATGTAAACCGGCCATGGGAGAGCGTGCAAAATCTTCAGGTATCTGAGCTAGGTGAACCAGCTTCTTATTTAATAGAGCCTCATTCCAGCCACAGGTGGAGAGCTCCCCCAGTCGGGTGCCCACGGCAATAACGAGATCAACCTCCTCGTGCGTGATGCAATCCATTGCCGATGCGTGGCCAGCAAAGCCAAAAACACCTCGATAGCGGGGGTTGTAGGCGCTTATCCAGCACTTCCCTGATGGGGTGGTGACAATATCCGCATCAACGATATCGGCAAATTGATTAATGTGGGGCACGGCATTTTTACTGCCACTACCAATAAACAGTACGATGCGCCTGCTTTTAGCAATTACTTTTAGCAGCGTTTGGTATGACCCCTCATCCACGGTTTCCAATTGTCGGAACAGGTGTGCAACGGGGTAGGTTCTTTCACTTGATGCGATGGGCATGTTCAATATATCCATCGGGATACTGAGGTGAACAGGGCCCTGAGGGTGCCGGTGGGCATTGATGAGTGCGTTGTAGAGTTTGCCTTCGAGCTGGGCGGGGTGTGAGACCAGCGAGTTATAGTGGGTGCAGTGCTCAAACATTCCGACGATATCCACCGCATCGCTGGATGACTCTTGCAGGCCCATTTTACCAAAGTCGGGAAGTGCGGTTTGTGGGGTGATAACCAGCATCGGGATTCTGTCGGCATAAGCAGAAGCGACGCCGGTAATCAGATTGGTCGCACCCGGCCCTGTGGTTGCGCAACAGACCCCCAACTTTCCTGTTTCGCGTGTATAACCATCGGCCATAAAAGCGGCACCCGCTTCATGGCGTGCCACAATAGGGCGTATCCCCTTGCTATCGCGGCGCTGGCGTACGGGGATGGCATCATCACTTTTGGTTACTTGCGGGTTGCTGTTTTTACTTCTCAGGTGCCGACCCATTGCGTTGTACAGCGGTTCAATTGCGCCTCCGGGAACACCGAACAGGTAGTCAACATCGAGCTGAATAAGATAGTTAATGATGAGGTCAGCGTAAGTCGTTGTAGCTGTGGGTGCAGCTTTCTCAGAGGTTTTTTCGAGGGTATCTGTTCTCTCAGTCATGCCTATTTTCCCCTTCAATAAATCTGGTATGTCGGGAATGTTTTTTGATGCTTTAATGTAAAATGCAATTATTAACGGGTATTTTAAAGGTTAGATTACCCCTTGATTCTATTGAAAATATTAATGATATTAAGTGTTAATCCAGATTTGGGTTGAGGCTCTCTCTAAGAATGGCATAGGTTGCACCACTGCCGCCATGTTGGATCGCTGCATAGTGATAGCGTGCGATCATTGGCTCTTGTTTGAGGGTGTAGTGGGTGAGCTCTCTCAATACAGGAATATTGCCGTCTGAGTTGACCCCCTTGCCATGAATGATCAATAGGCAGCGGATGTTCATATAGAGCGCCTGTTGGAGAAACTGCTTGAGCGCATCCTCGGCTTGTAGTCGGGTTTTGCCATGCAGGTCCAGCCGCCCCTCGATGGGGATTTCCCCTGTTTGCAGTGAGCGCTGAAGGTTTTTGTTGCTTAATGGGCTGCCATAACAGTCACGCTGATAATCGTAGTGGCTATGTTGTTGTGGGTGTTGTTGGCGATGGTGGGAGCGAATACGGGGTTTAGGGTGGCTGACACGGCTCTGTTTAATCGGTATGACATCTTTCATGTTTTCACGAAAAAGGGCCGACTCCTCTGCGGTGATGGCATGTCTATTTTTCTTTTTTTTGCTGCTCATGAGGGACGGTTGCCAGAGTGATAAAACTGCACAGTAAGGTGGAGTTCGGGGTGTGTCAAGCCCATGCAGAAAAGCGGCAGTACATGGGTGGAGCAACTCAAAGAGGGCTTTCCAAACAAAGCAGAGGAGTAGCGGTTATTTCCCCACCAAGTTGATGTACAATCACAGTACAACTTATTTGGGAGTCTTGGATGATCGGAAATCAATGTGAGTGTGGTTCAGGTAAAGGTTATCTGGCGTGTTGTGGCCAATATCATCAGGATATGGCGGTCGCGCTGACTATCGAGGCGTTGATGCGTTCTCGTTACTGTGCGTATGTTCGTGAATACAATGAGTATTTAAATAAGACTTGGCATGCTTCAACGCGGCCTACTGATGCCATTACCCATAACCCGCAGCTTATTTGGCGTGGTCTTGATGTGATTGATGTGGTTGGCGGGGGTGAGCAGGATAGTCGGGGTGAGGTTGAGTTTGTTGCCCATTACACTATATCGGGCCGCCCTGAGTCGCTGCATGAGCGCTCCCACTTTGTTCGAGAAGCGGGGCAGTGGCTTTATGTGAGAGGTGATGACTTGCCCCCGCTTGTTATTTCGACGAGTGATAAGGTTGCCCGAAATGAGCCTTGTCCCTGTGGTAGTGGTAAGAAATATAAAAAGTGTTGTGGCTCTAATTGACCGCTGATATGGATGATGCGATCCCCTACGCAGGTTTAAGCCCTGATCTGATCTTACAGGCGGTCGAGTCGCTAGGTATTCTTTGTGACGGGCGCTTGTTGGCGCTGAACAGCTATGAGAATCGGGTATATCAAGTGGGTGTTGATGAGTCGATACCACTGATTGCAAAATTTTATCGCCCCGGGCGCTGGAGTGATGCCGCTATTCTGGAAGAGCACACCTTTAGCCAATCGTTGATGATGGCTGAAATACCGGTAGTGGCACCGCAGCTCATGGCGGGTACAACACTGCATGACTATTCGGGGTATCGCTTTGCGCTTTTTCCTCGCCAAGGTGGTCGTTGGCCCGAGCTGGATAACCTTGATAACTTGGCGTGGCTGGGGCGTTTTATGGGGCGCATCCATCGTCAGGCAGGGGCGGGGCGCTTTGAGCATCGGCCATCACTCACCGTTGAGAG of Gammaproteobacteria bacterium contains these proteins:
- a CDS encoding 2-oxoglutarate dehydrogenase E1 component; this translates as MSNTTPDKSMRARQESSFLDGSNALYIEALYEQYLENSDSIEAPWRKYFDQLAAENQTPDVAHTPVRDAFRNIKTRHHATADCNSSPRDLRLQEKQVQVAQLINAYRAHGHKQAQFNPLAEEAEKPHIQELTLAHHQLSDEDLDHIFDTGMLAGIGRASLREILSILQRTYTHAIGSEYLHVAEKEEELWLRERIEQHHGQPHYSPEIQLRLLDRLTAAEGLERFLHSKYIGQKRFSLEGGDSLIPMLDTLVQHAGAVDAKEVLIAMAHRGRLNVLVNILGKHPKDLFQEFEGQADWDGYATGDVKYHQGFSSDINTPGSVVHTSLAFNPSHLEIVGPVVEGSARARQDRRNDSEGAEVIPVIIHGDAAFAGQGVVMETFNMSQSRGYSTKGTLHIVINNQIGFTTSNQRDSRSTMYCTDVAKMVNAPILHVNGDNPEAVQFVTELALAYRMAFKKDVVIDLVCYRRHGHSEADEPMATQPSMYQSIKKKKTPRDIYAGQLIDAGIVDAPRVKQMMKDYRNTLEQGRCVVKEINPDHPSPHTDWNRYKAQACTLLPNTGVDKKQLQQLADKQQQMPENFKLHPAVRKIYENRAKMAAEEIEMDWGFAETLAYATLVDEGYHVRLSGQDCGRGTFFHRHVITYNQTDNRAFIPLRHIKEEQGKFLVINSVLSEEAVLAFEYGYATTDPNTLTIWEAQFGDFANNAQVVIDQFISAGEQKWKRLCGLVMLLPHGYEGQGPEHSSARVERYLQLCAQHNMQVVMPTTPAQIFHLLRRQMILSCRKPLIIFSPKSLLRHKMATSRLDELTEGTFQPIIPEIDELDPKGVKRLVMCSGKVYYDLLQQRREAQRTDVAIIRMEQLYPFPSALMKKELQRYSHATEYYWCQEEPKNQGSWFTSQHHVRSLLDDKFYLEYAGRPFSAAPAVGYPKLHKEQQRQLVEDALGPKTDKG
- a CDS encoding thiamine pyrophosphate-binding protein, whose protein sequence is MTERTDTLEKTSEKAAPTATTTYADLIINYLIQLDVDYLFGVPGGAIEPLYNAMGRHLRSKNSNPQVTKSDDAIPVRQRRDSKGIRPIVARHEAGAAFMADGYTRETGKLGVCCATTGPGATNLITGVASAYADRIPMLVITPQTALPDFGKMGLQESSSDAVDIVGMFEHCTHYNSLVSHPAQLEGKLYNALINAHRHPQGPVHLSIPMDILNMPIASSERTYPVAHLFRQLETVDEGSYQTLLKVIAKSRRIVLFIGSGSKNAVPHINQFADIVDADIVTTPSGKCWISAYNPRYRGVFGFAGHASAMDCITHEEVDLVIAVGTRLGELSTCGWNEALLNKKLVHLAQIPEDFARSPMAGLHVLGNIGYIFKNICNDLSRIKGTAPARTIISDSQPTKEAHYLPGNLTFRTIDKCNSDDLPLKPQRVMKELIDKFPKGTRYIADAGNTWAWVTHYLMDSEINTQRVGFGFGSMGWAIGAAVGTALGNRDDITVCITGDGSYLMSGQEITVAVSEKLPMVFIVLNDQALGMVKHGQRLAGAEQLCYALPPVDFAMLARSLGAEGITIKKPEDFSQLNIDTLLKNQRPCLLDIYIDPEEVPPMGSRIEVLNKKEQP
- a CDS encoding Smr/MutS family protein, translated to MSSKKKKNRHAITAEESALFRENMKDVIPIKQSRVSHPKPRIRSHHRQQHPQQHSHYDYQRDCYGSPLSNKNLQRSLQTGEIPIEGRLDLHGKTRLQAEDALKQFLQQALYMNIRCLLIIHGKGVNSDGNIPVLRELTHYTLKQEPMIARYHYAAIQHGGSGATYAILRESLNPNLD
- a CDS encoding SEC-C domain-containing protein, with protein sequence MIGNQCECGSGKGYLACCGQYHQDMAVALTIEALMRSRYCAYVREYNEYLNKTWHASTRPTDAITHNPQLIWRGLDVIDVVGGGEQDSRGEVEFVAHYTISGRPESLHERSHFVREAGQWLYVRGDDLPPLVISTSDKVARNEPCPCGSGKKYKKCCGSN